In Caldicellulosiruptor morganii, the following proteins share a genomic window:
- the mnmA gene encoding tRNA 2-thiouridine(34) synthase MnmA gives MKKKVLVAMSGGVDSSVAAAILKEEGYEVYGATMQIWQSESEYEQLAGNSCCSIYAVEDARKVADILNIPYYVFNMKDDFKEKVIDYFIEEYIKGRTPNPCIMCNRKIKFELFLKKAIAIGMDYIATGHYAVVEYDKNLNRYLLKRSLAREKDQTYVLYNMTQDILSRTLFPLGRFSKDEVRRLAEKFKLPVAKKPDSQEICFIPDNDYGKFIEKETGIKENGVYVDLEGNILGKSRAYYNYTIGQRKGLGISTGKRMYVIDIKPEENKVVLGEEDRIFADRLIASDLNFIPFDRLESEIEVMAKIRYTAREAKAKVVPIENNKVLVKFYEKQRAITPGQSVVFYSNDIVIGGGIIEKALV, from the coding sequence TTGAAGAAAAAAGTTCTTGTTGCAATGAGCGGCGGAGTTGATTCTTCTGTTGCTGCTGCCATATTAAAGGAAGAAGGATATGAAGTATACGGGGCTACAATGCAGATCTGGCAAAGCGAAAGTGAATATGAACAGCTTGCAGGAAACAGTTGCTGTTCGATTTATGCAGTGGAAGATGCTCGTAAAGTTGCTGATATACTCAATATTCCATATTATGTCTTTAATATGAAAGATGATTTTAAGGAAAAGGTAATTGACTATTTTATTGAAGAATATATAAAAGGAAGAACTCCTAATCCTTGTATAATGTGTAACAGAAAGATCAAATTTGAACTCTTTTTAAAAAAAGCTATTGCTATTGGTATGGACTATATTGCAACCGGTCATTATGCAGTTGTGGAGTATGACAAAAATCTTAACAGATATCTTTTGAAAAGGTCTTTGGCCAGAGAAAAAGACCAGACTTATGTTTTGTATAATATGACGCAGGATATTTTATCAAGAACCCTTTTCCCATTGGGGAGATTTTCAAAGGATGAGGTTCGCAGGCTTGCAGAGAAATTTAAACTACCTGTTGCGAAAAAGCCCGATTCGCAGGAAATTTGTTTCATTCCGGACAATGACTATGGCAAATTTATAGAGAAAGAGACAGGAATCAAAGAAAATGGTGTATATGTAGATTTGGAAGGGAATATACTTGGCAAAAGCAGGGCTTACTACAATTACACCATTGGGCAAAGAAAAGGACTTGGTATTTCAACCGGTAAAAGAATGTATGTAATTGATATAAAGCCAGAAGAGAACAAGGTTGTTCTGGGTGAAGAAGACAGGATATTTGCAGATAGACTTATTGCAAGTGATTTAAATTTTATTCCGTTTGACAGGTTGGAATCTGAAATAGAAGTTATGGCAAAGATAAGATATACAGCCAGAGAAGCAAAAGCCAAGGTGGTGCCTATAGAAAATAATAAGGTGCTTGTTAAGTTTTACGAAAAGCAGAGAGCAATAACGCCTGGACAGTCTGTGGTATTTTACAGTAATGATATTGTGATAGGTGGCGGTATAATAGAGAAAGCCCTCGTGTGA
- a CDS encoding type II toxin-antitoxin system Phd/YefM family antitoxin, with protein MIVNATEFKMRVGKYLKLAEKEEIIITKNGRQVAKLTPIRKSGTSAVDFLYGLLENYSNKDIDVKQLRNERLKKYEGVN; from the coding sequence ATGATTGTGAATGCAACAGAATTTAAAATGAGAGTGGGGAAATATTTGAAACTTGCTGAAAAAGAGGAGATTATTATTACAAAAAATGGAAGACAAGTTGCTAAACTTACACCGATTAGAAAGAGTGGTACCTCAGCTGTAGATTTTTTATATGGTTTGCTGGAAAATTATAGTAATAAAGATATAGATGTAAAACAATTAAGAAATGAGAGGCTAAAAAAGTATGAAGGTGTTAATTGA
- a CDS encoding 2-oxoacid:acceptor oxidoreductase family protein, with protein sequence MLPATNELGYYEIRLESIGGLGANVAGKILAEAGVVGSNFNALNFASYGSEKKGTPVKSYIRFAPKEKQIRINSPVVKPHLVAIFHENMVNTNPVTQGLYKDGIVILNTNKEVDQARDFLKLASGTVAVVDAIKIALELKTRINMVMLGAIVKMLGFINLDSVKELVKETFGKKYPQTIPSNIAGLEAGYNEVKFKYFEYDGKYPYVEYREERRPVGYSNAPIGGTIIEYGNTITKNNITSRVGKIPVFIKEKCINCGLCETTCPDYVFVWDRKVKNGKPRMFNMGLDYQYCKGCLRCVDICPAGALVEGIEREYDVEKITVKHDFDIYKKWYEEGENL encoded by the coding sequence ATGCTACCAGCTACAAACGAGTTGGGATATTATGAAATTCGACTTGAAAGTATAGGTGGGCTTGGTGCCAATGTTGCGGGTAAAATCCTGGCTGAGGCAGGAGTTGTCGGCAGTAACTTTAATGCTTTGAACTTTGCAAGCTACGGTTCTGAGAAAAAGGGGACTCCTGTAAAATCATACATTAGATTTGCACCGAAAGAAAAACAAATAAGGATTAACTCTCCTGTTGTTAAGCCTCATTTAGTAGCTATATTTCATGAAAATATGGTAAACACAAATCCTGTAACTCAGGGGCTTTATAAAGATGGCATAGTCATTCTGAATACCAATAAAGAAGTTGACCAGGCACGTGACTTTTTGAAGCTTGCAAGTGGTACTGTTGCGGTGGTTGATGCTATCAAAATAGCTCTTGAACTGAAGACAAGAATAAATATGGTAATGTTAGGTGCAATAGTCAAAATGCTCGGATTTATAAACCTTGATAGCGTAAAAGAGTTGGTCAAAGAAACCTTTGGGAAAAAATACCCCCAAACAATTCCATCAAATATTGCTGGACTTGAAGCAGGTTACAATGAAGTAAAGTTTAAATATTTTGAGTATGATGGGAAATATCCCTATGTGGAATATCGTGAAGAAAGGCGTCCGGTTGGCTACAGCAATGCTCCAATCGGGGGTACAATTATTGAATACGGAAATACTATTACAAAAAACAATATTACAAGCAGAGTAGGGAAAATTCCTGTCTTTATAAAGGAAAAGTGTATCAATTGCGGTCTTTGTGAAACAACATGTCCTGACTACGTTTTTGTATGGGACAGAAAAGTGAAAAATGGAAAACCCAGGATGTTCAATATGGGTTTGGATTATCAATACTGTAAAGGGTGTCTGAGATGTGTGGACATCTGCCCTGCAGGTGCACTTGTTGAAGGGATTGAAAGAGAATATGATGTTGAGAAAATAACTGTAAAACATGATTTTGATATATATAAAAAATGGTATGAGGAAGGTGAAAATTTATGA
- a CDS encoding thiamine pyrophosphate-dependent enzyme, producing MIKPQETIFESGNEMAALAASQINYHIMGYYPITPSTQIAEELDSMKADGLHDILLIAADGEHGAAGICYGASLGGGRVFNATSANGLMYALEQLPVQSGTRFPMVLNLVTRSISGPLDIKGDHSDLMFTLNTGWIILLAKDPQRVYDMNIMAVKIGEHPEVNLPVIVAYDGFFTSHQKRVVNYFKNKEDVQEFIGKTPPPRTVAIDPENPVTIGPYMNEPDLINNKYQLSKAMDKAYEIIPEVFEEFYKISGRKYSMVEGYKMEDAEVAIFVLNSTYDTVCEAVDILRQKGLKVGVATTNVLRPWPRKEIQNLLKNIKYLAVLDRQESYGARSGNMTIEIKATLQELDSDIKVISRIYGLGGKDFFLEDAISIFEDLYSAFEGKKEIPDFDYIGAYPGDENYKPKKYMEPVKAEWTKNIALNTRDLTAMPKRIVPGHGACPGCGIFPNLNLILKGIEGDVVLLFHTGCGMVVTTAYPQTAFRTTYIHNLFQNGAATLSGLVEMYHQRQKRGEIPDRELTFILVTGDGGNDIGMGPTIGAALRNHKMIIFEYDNGGYMNTGYQLSYTTPYGASTSTSHVGKNQFGKSTFHKDTPQIMAATNIPYVATVAESDPIDFVKKVRKAQKIMREEGLVYIKALSACPLNWGDEPSKERRVIQAAVDCCFHPLYEVDHGKTNITYDPEKKGKKIPVIEWLAMMGRTKHLTRPEYKHIVEAFQAEVDRRWERLKAKHEHPLL from the coding sequence ATGATAAAACCTCAGGAAACAATATTTGAAAGTGGCAATGAAATGGCGGCTTTAGCCGCATCGCAAATAAATTATCATATTATGGGATATTACCCTATAACACCTTCAACCCAAATTGCAGAAGAGCTTGATAGCATGAAAGCAGACGGCCTGCATGATATTTTGCTAATTGCAGCAGATGGAGAACATGGGGCTGCCGGGATTTGTTATGGTGCAAGTTTGGGTGGAGGAAGGGTTTTTAATGCAACCAGTGCAAACGGGCTTATGTATGCGTTGGAGCAGTTACCTGTACAGTCAGGCACAAGATTTCCAATGGTTTTGAACCTGGTTACAAGGTCTATTTCTGGTCCTTTGGACATAAAAGGTGACCATAGTGATCTGATGTTTACGTTAAACACCGGATGGATAATCCTGCTTGCAAAGGATCCTCAAAGGGTTTATGACATGAATATAATGGCTGTAAAGATTGGTGAGCATCCAGAAGTTAACCTTCCTGTAATTGTTGCGTACGATGGATTTTTTACAAGCCATCAAAAAAGAGTTGTGAATTATTTTAAAAATAAAGAGGATGTGCAGGAGTTTATAGGGAAAACTCCACCTCCTCGGACAGTAGCTATAGATCCTGAAAATCCTGTAACAATTGGTCCTTACATGAATGAACCTGACCTTATAAATAACAAATATCAGCTGAGCAAGGCTATGGATAAAGCTTATGAAATTATTCCTGAAGTTTTTGAAGAATTTTACAAAATAAGTGGTAGAAAATATAGTATGGTTGAAGGTTATAAAATGGAAGATGCTGAAGTAGCAATATTTGTTTTGAATTCAACATATGATACTGTTTGTGAAGCAGTGGATATTTTGAGGCAAAAGGGATTGAAAGTTGGGGTTGCCACAACAAACGTTTTAAGACCCTGGCCCAGAAAAGAGATTCAAAATTTGCTAAAGAATATCAAATATCTTGCTGTATTGGACAGGCAGGAGAGTTATGGAGCAAGAAGTGGTAATATGACCATAGAGATAAAGGCTACACTGCAGGAATTAGACTCAGATATAAAAGTTATAAGCAGGATTTATGGACTTGGTGGAAAAGATTTCTTTTTAGAAGATGCTATTTCTATTTTTGAGGATTTATACTCAGCATTTGAGGGAAAAAAGGAAATACCTGATTTTGATTATATAGGTGCATATCCTGGTGATGAAAACTATAAACCAAAAAAATACATGGAACCGGTAAAAGCTGAATGGACAAAAAATATTGCATTAAATACCCGCGATTTAACTGCAATGCCGAAAAGAATTGTCCCCGGACATGGAGCTTGTCCTGGTTGTGGAATCTTTCCAAATTTGAATCTTATTTTAAAAGGTATTGAGGGGGATGTGGTTCTGCTTTTTCACACCGGTTGCGGAATGGTTGTTACAACCGCATATCCGCAAACAGCATTTAGAACAACTTATATTCATAACTTATTTCAAAATGGTGCTGCTACGTTATCAGGACTTGTTGAGATGTATCATCAGCGTCAGAAAAGAGGAGAAATACCCGACAGAGAACTTACTTTTATTCTTGTCACAGGTGATGGTGGTAATGATATAGGAATGGGACCAACAATTGGAGCTGCTTTGAGAAATCACAAAATGATTATATTTGAGTATGACAATGGAGGGTATATGAACACAGGTTATCAGCTTTCCTATACTACCCCTTATGGAGCATCAACCTCAACCTCGCATGTTGGCAAAAATCAGTTTGGGAAGTCAACATTTCACAAAGATACTCCGCAAATAATGGCTGCAACAAATATTCCATATGTTGCCACGGTGGCTGAATCAGATCCGATAGATTTTGTGAAAAAAGTGAGAAAAGCTCAAAAGATTATGAGGGAAGAAGGACTTGTTTATATTAAAGCTCTATCGGCGTGTCCACTGAACTGGGGAGACGAACCATCTAAAGAGAGAAGAGTTATACAAGCAGCTGTTGACTGTTGTTTCCATCCGCTTTATGAAGTTGATCATGGCAAAACCAACATTACCTATGATCCTGAAAAAAAGGGTAAAAAGATTCCTGTTATTGAGTGGCTGGCTATGATGGGGCGAACGAAACATCTTACAAGGCCTGAGTATAAACATATTGTAGAAGCATTTCAAGCTGAAGTAGACAGAAGATGGGAAAGACTGAAGGCAAAACATGAACATCCTCTATTATAG
- a CDS encoding CCA tRNA nucleotidyltransferase, producing MIIKLKDEPMQVIKKLNHHNFRAYLVGGSLRDYLLGNTPQDFDIATDAKPEDVMRLFEKVIPTGINHGTVTVIINDVKIEVTTFRIEKEYQNHRWPSVEFTDSLYEDLKRRDFTINAMAYHPDEGLIDYFNGLDDLKNRIVRCVGNPQERFFEDALRILRCIRFAAQLNFSIDTMTFQGVVLLKDLLKKISMERINTELSKILKSKNPLYGIQLLYESGVGEVVIQEYERIYKFLHSTKFDLIPFSLKIPAFFAALRDAKKVETLMRKLRFDRKNIALAITLCNYLNSEYSTEYLVRKIFFEEEKAEEIIIALSILNKDDTMVELFNKLRVKNRLVKKEDVKIKGEDLLELGLKGKEIGNVLQMVYEYILYNPEKNNRKDILDFVNSHLKKGKN from the coding sequence ATGATAATAAAGTTAAAAGATGAACCAATGCAGGTGATAAAAAAGCTAAATCATCACAATTTCAGGGCATACCTGGTTGGAGGATCATTAAGAGATTATTTGCTTGGTAACACTCCGCAGGATTTTGACATCGCAACAGACGCAAAACCTGAAGATGTGATGAGACTTTTTGAGAAAGTAATTCCAACAGGGATAAACCATGGAACTGTTACAGTAATAATAAACGATGTGAAAATAGAGGTCACAACTTTCAGAATAGAAAAAGAATATCAAAATCACAGATGGCCTTCTGTAGAGTTTACAGACAGTCTTTACGAAGACCTCAAAAGAAGAGATTTTACCATAAATGCCATGGCTTATCATCCTGATGAAGGGCTTATTGACTATTTCAACGGACTTGATGATCTGAAAAACAGGATTGTGCGCTGTGTTGGGAATCCCCAGGAGAGATTTTTTGAGGATGCTCTCAGGATTCTGAGATGTATAAGGTTTGCAGCTCAGCTGAATTTTAGCATAGATACAATGACTTTTCAAGGAGTTGTTCTTTTAAAAGATCTTTTAAAGAAAATATCTATGGAAAGAATAAATACCGAACTTTCTAAAATATTAAAGAGCAAAAATCCTTTGTATGGTATTCAATTGCTCTATGAAAGCGGTGTTGGAGAGGTTGTAATACAGGAATACGAAAGAATTTATAAATTTTTACATTCAACAAAATTTGATTTAATCCCTTTTAGTTTGAAAATTCCGGCTTTTTTTGCTGCTTTGAGGGATGCAAAAAAGGTGGAGACTTTGATGAGAAAACTCAGATTTGACAGGAAAAATATTGCTCTGGCAATAACATTGTGTAATTATCTTAACTCTGAATATTCAACAGAATACCTTGTAAGAAAAATATTTTTTGAAGAAGAGAAGGCAGAAGAGATAATTATTGCACTTTCGATTTTGAATAAAGATGATACAATGGTAGAGCTATTTAATAAATTGAGGGTGAAAAACCGACTTGTTAAAAAAGAAGATGTAAAGATAAAAGGCGAAGATTTATTGGAGCTTGGGTTAAAGGGCAAAGAAATAGGAAATGTATTGCAAATGGTATATGAATATATTCTATACAATCCTGAAAAAAATAATAGAAAAGATATATTGGATTTTGTTAATTCACATCTTAAAAAGGGTAAAAATTAA
- the nifU gene encoding Fe-S cluster assembly scaffold protein NifU, producing MYSEKVLDHFMNPRNVGEIEDANGVAQVGNAKCGDIMKMYLKIENGIIVDAKFKTFGCGAAVATSSMATEMVKGKTIEEALQITNKAVAEALDGLPPNKLHCSVLAEEAIKAAIEDYLSKQKQKV from the coding sequence ATGTACAGTGAAAAGGTTTTGGATCATTTTATGAATCCCAGAAATGTTGGAGAAATTGAAGATGCAAATGGCGTTGCTCAGGTTGGAAATGCTAAGTGTGGGGATATAATGAAGATGTATCTTAAGATAGAAAATGGTATAATAGTTGATGCAAAATTCAAAACATTTGGGTGTGGTGCTGCTGTTGCAACAAGTTCAATGGCAACAGAAATGGTAAAAGGGAAAACCATTGAAGAGGCTTTGCAGATTACAAACAAGGCTGTTGCAGAGGCTTTAGATGGTCTGCCGCCAAATAAGCTTCATTGCTCTGTTCTGGCTGAGGAAGCTATAAAAGCTGCAATTGAAGACTATTTAAGCAAACAGAAACAAAAAGTATAG
- a CDS encoding histidinol-phosphatase HisJ family protein, with translation MFDYHIHSNFSSDSNMSMEDAIKKALEIGLDEIAFTDHMDLLYPPVSYPVWDIDYEEYTKEFYSVKEKYKDKIKIKLGAEVGLQPHSIGKSLEILQSYQFDFIIASTHAVDFQDLADGVYYNGKTKEQAFLRYFEETLNLIKMFDKFCVYGHLDIVKRYGNYKDKELDRKEYWDLIDEILKLLIQKGKGIEVNTSGFRYGLDTPHPEFKILKRYYELGGKIITIGSDAHSPDFIAYMFKPTIEMLKDIGFKYLTKFENLKPVFIKI, from the coding sequence ATGTTTGACTATCACATTCATTCAAACTTTTCATCTGACTCAAATATGAGCATGGAAGATGCTATAAAAAAAGCTTTAGAAATCGGACTTGATGAAATTGCTTTTACTGACCATATGGACCTTTTGTATCCACCAGTTTCATACCCTGTATGGGACATAGACTATGAAGAATATACAAAAGAGTTCTACTCGGTTAAGGAAAAATACAAAGACAAAATTAAAATCAAATTGGGTGCTGAAGTTGGTCTTCAGCCTCATTCAATAGGAAAAAGTCTGGAAATACTGCAAAGTTATCAATTTGATTTCATTATTGCATCAACACATGCTGTGGATTTTCAGGATTTAGCAGATGGTGTTTACTACAACGGGAAAACCAAAGAACAGGCTTTTTTAAGATATTTCGAGGAAACTTTAAATCTTATAAAAATGTTTGATAAGTTCTGTGTATATGGCCATCTTGATATCGTAAAACGCTACGGAAATTATAAAGACAAAGAACTTGACAGAAAAGAATACTGGGACCTTATTGATGAGATTTTAAAATTGCTTATACAGAAAGGAAAAGGAATTGAAGTTAATACATCTGGATTCAGATATGGTCTTGATACGCCTCATCCTGAATTCAAAATCTTAAAAAGATATTATGAACTTGGTGGAAAGATTATTACAATTGGTTCTGATGCTCATTCTCCTGACTTTATTGCTTACATGTTCAAGCCAACCATTGAAATGTTAAAAGACATCGGTTTTAAATATTTAACAAAATTCGAAAACCTTAAACCAGTATTTATAAAAATATAA
- the nifS gene encoding cysteine desulfurase NifS, giving the protein MQGRSVYFDHAATTPLKREVLDEMMPYLTEQYGNPSTIYKLGREAKKAIENARERVAKALNADVQEIFFTSGGTESDNWALKGVAFANKDKGRHIITTTIEHHAVLHPLKYLEGLGFEVTYVPVEPNGIVDPQKIKEAIRDDTILISVMLANNEIGTIQPVKQIAKIAKEKGIIVHTDAVQAVGQIPVDVKDLGVDLLSLSAHKFYGPKGVGALYIKKGTKIHPFSHGGAQERNRRAGTENVAGIVGLGKAIELATANLSEYANRLQKLRDKLIDGVLSKIDHVRLNGDRHNRLPNNANFSFEFIEGESLLLMLDMKGIAASSGSACTSGSLDPSHVLLAIGLEHEVAHGSLRITLGEDNTEEDIDYLLEVLPEIVSRLREMSPLYEKVKKGGN; this is encoded by the coding sequence ATGCAGGGAAGAAGTGTTTATTTTGATCACGCTGCAACAACACCGCTAAAAAGAGAAGTTTTAGATGAGATGATGCCGTATCTTACAGAACAATACGGTAATCCATCTACTATCTACAAACTTGGCAGAGAAGCAAAGAAGGCAATAGAGAATGCAAGGGAAAGGGTTGCTAAAGCTCTGAATGCTGATGTACAGGAGATATTTTTTACCTCCGGTGGCACAGAGTCAGATAACTGGGCGTTAAAAGGGGTAGCATTCGCAAATAAAGATAAGGGCAGGCATATTATAACAACCACTATTGAGCATCATGCAGTTTTACACCCACTTAAGTATCTTGAAGGATTGGGCTTTGAAGTGACATACGTTCCTGTTGAGCCAAACGGTATTGTGGATCCTCAGAAAATAAAAGAGGCAATAAGAGATGATACTATATTGATTTCTGTAATGCTCGCAAATAATGAAATTGGTACAATTCAGCCAGTTAAACAAATAGCAAAAATAGCAAAAGAAAAAGGGATAATTGTTCATACAGATGCCGTGCAAGCTGTTGGTCAGATTCCTGTTGATGTAAAAGATTTGGGTGTTGACCTGCTGTCACTTTCTGCTCATAAGTTCTATGGACCAAAAGGGGTAGGAGCGCTGTATATAAAAAAGGGAACAAAAATTCATCCGTTTTCACATGGCGGTGCTCAAGAGAGAAACAGACGTGCAGGCACAGAAAATGTTGCCGGGATTGTTGGACTTGGTAAGGCAATAGAGCTTGCAACTGCGAATCTTTCAGAGTATGCAAACAGGCTTCAAAAGTTAAGAGATAAGCTTATTGACGGGGTTTTGAGTAAGATTGACCATGTTCGTTTAAACGGGGATAGGCACAACAGACTTCCAAACAATGCTAATTTTTCGTTTGAGTTTATTGAAGGAGAAAGTTTGCTTCTGATGCTTGACATGAAAGGTATTGCAGCATCAAGTGGTTCTGCTTGTACATCTGGATCTTTGGACCCATCACATGTGCTTTTGGCAATAGGGCTTGAGCATGAAGTAGCACATGGTTCTTTGCGAATAACCTTAGGTGAGGACAATACAGAAGAAGATATAGATTATCTTTTAGAGGTGCTGCCTGAGATTGTATCAAGGCTCAGAGAGATGAGCCCACTGTATGAAAAGGTGAAAAAAGGGGGTAATTAA
- a CDS encoding RrF2 family transcriptional regulator, whose amino-acid sequence MFRLSTKGRYGVRAMLDLALHYDEGLVSLKNIAERQEISEHYLEQLIATLKKAGLVKSIRGAQGGYMLSQEPSKITIGDILRALEGSLSPAECIDDIQKVDCPRKDFCVTKKVWEKVKEAIESVVDSITLQDLVDDYRKMAADESYMFYI is encoded by the coding sequence ATGTTCAGACTATCGACAAAAGGGAGATATGGTGTAAGAGCAATGCTTGATCTGGCGCTGCACTATGATGAGGGGCTTGTATCACTAAAAAATATTGCTGAGCGACAGGAAATTTCCGAACACTATTTAGAGCAGCTAATTGCAACTTTGAAGAAAGCCGGGCTTGTTAAGAGTATAAGAGGTGCGCAAGGGGGATATATGCTATCTCAGGAGCCTTCTAAAATAACAATTGGGGATATTTTAAGGGCACTGGAGGGTTCGTTATCTCCTGCAGAATGCATTGATGATATTCAGAAGGTTGACTGTCCACGAAAGGACTTTTGTGTTACCAAAAAAGTTTGGGAAAAGGTAAAAGAAGCTATCGAAAGTGTTGTAGATTCAATAACGTTGCAGGACCTTGTTGATGATTATAGAAAGATGGCTGCAGATGAGTCTTATATGTTTTATATTTAA